AGGAAGAATTAAAGAAATTATCAGAAGACAATATTAAATTTTTAGGAAAAATAGATAATGAGAAATTAAGTAAAATTTATCAAAATAATGATGTCTTTATTTTACCTTCTAAATCTGAACCATGGGGATTGGTTGTTGAAGAGGCTTTATATAATGGATTACCTGTGATATTAAGTAATAAAGTAGGGTGTCATACTGAGCTTATTCAAAATGGTGAGCAGGGATATTTATATAATATAGAGTTGGATAATGATTTAGAAATAAAGATAAATAAAATTATAGATTTAAAAAATTATCTAAGAATAAAATTCAATATTGAAAAATTAGATTTTGAAAAGATAAAAGAGCATCAAATTAAAACTTATGATATTAAGAATTAAAATAATAACTAAGGATGAGAACTTATGAAAATTAATTTATGTGAAACAAATTTAGATGGACACCATGAAATATATTTAGAAAATTTGTTAAATATAAGTAGTACATCAAAATTATTTATTGATATAAAAATAGAAGGAAATAAAAAGAGAATATTTAATTATATTTTTGATAGGAAAAAATTAATAAAAAAATTTCTGTCAAAAGACAATGAAATATTTCATTTGCTATATTTTGATATGATTTATACATATTTTCCATTATCGTCATTAAATATAAATAAAATTATTTTAGGAACTTTACATTTTGTTCCTGAAGAAAAACTTAAAATTATTTTATTAAAAAATTTTTCTAAAAAAATAGATTTAATAGTTGTTCATTCAGAAATACTAAAAGAAAAATTATTGAAAATAGGAATTAAGAATGTAGAAGTAGTACATTACCCTAGTTTTTATGACTATTCTATTATTGAACCAAAAGAAAAATTAAAGAAAAAATTCAAACTGGAAGATAAAATTGTATTAACAACATTGGGTGGAACGAGAAATGACAAAGGATTAGATATATTATTGGAATCTTTTAAGTATTTAAATAGTGAATTAAAAGAAAGAATTATACTTAATATAGCTGGAAAAGAAGAAACTTTTAAAAAAGAGTTTATAGTACAAAAATCAAAAGAAAATAAAATAAATATAAGAGGAAAATATGGATTTTTAACGGACGAAGAATTTATGGAAAACGTATTGCTGACAGATGTTATGGTTATGCCATATAGAAAAATATTTGGTGGAAATAGTGGACCAATGACTGAGGCAATTGTAAATAAAATACCTTGCATAACACCAAAAGGATTAAATATAGGTGATTTAACCGAAAAATATGATTTAGGATTAACTTTTGAATGTGAAAATCCTAAATCATTAGCAGAAACTATTGAAAAAATGATTTTGAATAAAGAAAAAAATGAATTTTTTACATCAGACTATCATAAAAAATTAACGGTTGAAAATTTTTTAAGAAGTTATGAAGAGATATATAGTAAATTAGAAAAAGGGGAATATAAATGAAGAACATTGCATTAATAACAGGGATAACAGGACAAGATGGATCGTATTTAGCAGAGTTTCTTTTAGATAAGGGATATGATGTACATGGAATAATAAGAAGAGCATCATCTTTTAATACTCAAAGAATAGAGCATTTGTATATAGATGAACTAATAGAAGATATGCATAAAGATAGAAAAATTAAATTACATTATGGAGATATGACAGATTCAATGAGTTTAACAAGACTTATAAGAGAAATAAAGCCAACAGAGATATATAACTTAGCAGCTCAATCACATGTAAAAGTATCTTTTGAAGTACCTGAGTATACAGCAGATGCAGATGCAGTTGGAACTTTAAGAGTTTTAGAAGCAGTAAGGTTCTTAGGAATGGAAAAAGCTTGTAAGATATATCAAGCTTCAACATCTGAGCTATTTGGAAAGGTACAAGAAGTTCCTCAAAAAGAAACGACGCCATTTTATCCGACGTCACCATATGCAGTAGCAAAACAATATGGATTTTGGATAACTAAAAATTATAGGGAAGCTTATGGAATGTTTGCAGTAAATGGAATTCTTTTCAATCATGAATCTGAGAGAAGAGGAGAAACATTTGTAACTAGAAAGATAACTTTAGCAGCTGCAAGAATAGCGAAAGGATATCAAAAGAGATTATATCTAGGAAATCTTGATGCACTAAGAGATTGGGGACATGCAAAAGATTATGTAGAGTGTATGTGGATGATACTTCAACATGATACTCCAGAAGATTTTGTTATTGCAACAGGAGAACAATATTCAGTAAGAGAATTTTGTAACTATGCTTTTAAGGAGATAGGAATAGAATTAGAATGGAAAGGAATTGGAGTAGAGGAAAAAGGATACAATAAATTAACAGGAGAGTGTTTAATTGAAGTTGACCCACAATACTTTAGACCTTCAGAGG
This genomic window from Cetobacterium sp. NK01 contains:
- a CDS encoding glycosyltransferase, translating into MKINLCETNLDGHHEIYLENLLNISSTSKLFIDIKIEGNKKRIFNYIFDRKKLIKKFLSKDNEIFHLLYFDMIYTYFPLSSLNINKIILGTLHFVPEEKLKIILLKNFSKKIDLIVVHSEILKEKLLKIGIKNVEVVHYPSFYDYSIIEPKEKLKKKFKLEDKIVLTTLGGTRNDKGLDILLESFKYLNSELKERIILNIAGKEETFKKEFIVQKSKENKINIRGKYGFLTDEEFMENVLLTDVMVMPYRKIFGGNSGPMTEAIVNKIPCITPKGLNIGDLTEKYDLGLTFECENPKSLAETIEKMILNKEKNEFFTSDYHKKLTVENFLRSYEEIYSKLEKGEYK
- the gmd gene encoding GDP-mannose 4,6-dehydratase translates to MKNIALITGITGQDGSYLAEFLLDKGYDVHGIIRRASSFNTQRIEHLYIDELIEDMHKDRKIKLHYGDMTDSMSLTRLIREIKPTEIYNLAAQSHVKVSFEVPEYTADADAVGTLRVLEAVRFLGMEKACKIYQASTSELFGKVQEVPQKETTPFYPTSPYAVAKQYGFWITKNYREAYGMFAVNGILFNHESERRGETFVTRKITLAAARIAKGYQKRLYLGNLDALRDWGHAKDYVECMWMILQHDTPEDFVIATGEQYSVREFCNYAFKEIGIELEWKGIGVEEKGYNKLTGECLIEVDPQYFRPSEVETLLGDPTKARTVLGWNPRKTSFEDLVRGMVKHDLEFVEKEHNARMIVKR